From a region of the Betta splendens chromosome 5, fBetSpl5.4, whole genome shotgun sequence genome:
- the kif17 gene encoding kinesin-like protein KIF17 isoform X5 — protein MGSESVRVVVRCRPLNEREKALGSHTVLSMDPQRCQCFIKKPGAADEPAKQFTFDGTYFIDQTTEQMYNESAYALVEGVTEGYNGTIFAYGQTGSGKSFTMQGLSEPAAQRGVIPRAFEHIFESIQCAENTKFLVRASYLEIYNEEIRDLLGNNTKQRLELKEHPQHGVYVRELSLHTVHSVGECERIIEQGWKNRAVAYTLMNKDSSRSHSIFTIQLEICNTDTDGQDRLRAGKLNLVDLAGSERQSKTGATGERLREATKINLSLSALGNVISALVDGRSKHIPYRDSKLTRLLQDSLGGNTRTLMIACLSPADNNYEESLSTLRYANRAKSIQNRPRINEDPKDALLREYQEEIKKLRALVSGQLGSANLSTLLAGQLSEETPDVCSRPQSSTTEADQEKIKEEYEERLAKLQAEYNAQQESKAKLQEDIATLRDSYEAKLSRLEKSRASRGRPVPKNVDSNCVKVNQVTEEQLSHSDEQVHHSAAGETSLTTLDSTTTTTTTQDVPLLDADAVIQKHPHGDGLTDSSSISTEVPLDQKQVLERLQQLEQEVVGGEQARNKELQQRHKQRKKVADQRKVQLIQALSENSEESENVVLNVYNSIQDEVYAKSQILAVVQDKLKAAKLEIRDLQAEFEVERNDYLATIRRLEREGQLLHGLLERMAPLVRRDCNYSNLDRLKKEAAWDEDSSAWRLPDVVVQRTTLPSAVAPKLLARRDSAADSGEPLMMVEDRYKEMLDRSDSENIVINYFKPKRASQLLGSDTLKGHAVRSPPLVNGATHLSVSSPATSPPAASDAMLPRPFRLESLGSHASSTKTIEDTGEFD, from the exons ATGGGGTCAGAGTCGGTGAGGGTGGTCGTTCGGTGCCGGCCCCTCAACGAGCGGGAGAAGGCGCTGGGCTCCCACACGGTGCTGTCCATGGACCCGCAGCGCTGCCAGTGCTTCATAAAGAAGCCCGGGGCGGCGGACGAGCCGGCCAAACAGTTCACCTTCGATGGGACCTATTTTATCGACCAAACCACCGAGCAGATGTACAACGAGAGCGCCTACGCGTTGGTCGAG GGCGTCACTGAGGGTTATAATGGCACCATTTTTGCTTATGGGCAAACTGGGAGTGGAAAGTCATTCACCATGCAGGGTCTGTCTGAGCCTGCAGCCCAGAGGGGAGTCATCCCACGGGCCTTTGAGCACATCTTTGAGAGCATCCAG TGTGCAGAAAATACAAAATTCCTGGTGAGGGCCTCCTACTTGGAGATTTACAATGAGGAAATCAGAGACCTTTTGGGAAACAACACCAAGCAGAGATTGGAG CTGAAAGAGCACCCACAGCACGGGGTGTACGTCCGGGAGCTTTCCCTGCACACTGTGCACAGTGTGGGGGAGTGTGAGAGGATCATAGAGCAGGGCTGGAAGAACCGGGCCGTGGCCTACACGCTGATGAACAAAGACTCCTCCCGCTCCCACTCAATCTTCACCATCCAGTTGGAGATCTGCAACACTG ACACAGATGGTCAGGACCGTCTACGAGCAGGTAAACTCAACCTCGTGGACCTGGCAGGGAGTGAGCGTCAGTCAAAGACCGGTGCGACTGGCGAGCGACTGCGTGAGGCCACCAAGATCAACCTCTCCCTTTCGGCCCTGGGAAACGTCATCTCTGCCCTGGTGGACGGCCGCTCCAAGCACATCCCCTACCGAGACTCCAAGCtgaccaggctgctgcaggactcGTTGGGGGGGAACACCCGCACCCTGATGATCGCCTGCCTCTCCCCCGCAGACAACAACTACGAGGAAAGCCTGAGCACGCTGCGCTACGCGAACCGGGCCAAGAGCATCCAGAATAGACCTCGCATCAACGAGGATCCCAAGGATGCTCTGCTCCGAGAGTATCAGGAAGAGATCAAGAAGTTGCGGGCCCTGGTCTCAGGTCAGCTAGGCTCCGCCAACCTTTCAA CTCTGTTAGCTGGTCAGTTGTCTGAGGAGACCCCTGATGTTTGTTCAAGGCCGCAGTCCAGCACCACAGAAGCCGATCAGGAGAAGATTAAGGAG GAGTACGAAGAGAGGCTGGCCAAGCTGCAGGCTGAGTACAACGCCCAGCAGGAGTCCAAAgcaaagctgcaggaggacattGCCACACTGCGGGACTCTTATGAAGCCAAGCTTTCTCGTCTAGAGAAGAGCcgagccagcagggggcgccctGTTCCAAAGAATG TGGACTCCAACTGTGTGAAAGTGAATCAAGTCACTGAAGAGCAGCTTAGTCACAGTGATGAGCAAGTGCACCACAGTGCAGCCGGGGAAACCTCTTTGACCACATTagactccaccaccaccaccaccaccaca CAGGATGTTCCTCTacttgatgctgatgctgtcatCCAAAAACATCCACATGGAGATGGACTCACAGACTCGTCTAGTATTTCCACAGAAGTACCTCTGGACCAGAAACAGGTCCTGGAAAG gctgcagcagctggaacaggaggtggtgggaggagAACAGGCCCGGAACAAAGaactgcagcagagacacaagcagaggaagaaagtgGCGGACCAAAGAAAAGTCCAGCTCATTCAGGCGCTGTCGGAGAACAGCGAGGAGAGCGAAAACGTGGTGCTGAATGTCTACAATTCCATCCAAGATGAAGTCTACGCCAAAAGCCAAATCCTCGCTGTGGTGCAGGACAAG ctgaaagcagccaaacTGGAGATACGGGACCTGCAGGCAGAGTTTGAGGTGGAGAGAAACGACTACCTGGCGACCATCCGGCGGCTGGAGAGGGAGGGCCAGCTGCTGCACGGCCTCCTGGAGCGCATGGCGCCTCTGGTGCGGCGCGACTGCAACTACAGCAACCTGGACCGGCTGAAGAAGGAGGCGGCGTGGGACGAGGACAGCAGCGCATGGAGGCTGCCAGATGTGGTGGTGCAGAGGACGACGCTGCCTTCAG CAGTGGCTCCAAAGCTTTTAGCTCGCAGAGATTCAGCTGCTGACAGTGGAGAGCCACtcatg ATGGTGGAAGACCGGTATAAGGAAATGCTGGATCGCAGTGACAGCGAGAACATCGTCATCAACTACTTCAAGCCAAAGAGAGCCAGCCAACTGCTTGGAAGTGACACGTTGAAGGGACACG ccgtcCGCTCTCCTCCCCTCGTGAACGGTGCGACCCACCTGTCCGTGAGCAGTCCTGCCACGAGCCCACCCGCGGCCTCAGACGCCATGCTGCCGCGGCCCTTCCGCCTGGAGTCGCTGGGCAGCCACGCGTCCAGCACCAAG
- the kif17 gene encoding kinesin-like protein KIF17 isoform X2, protein MGSESVRVVVRCRPLNEREKALGSHTVLSMDPQRCQCFIKKPGAADEPAKQFTFDGTYFIDQTTEQMYNESAYALVEGVTEGYNGTIFAYGQTGSGKSFTMQGLSEPAAQRGVIPRAFEHIFESIQCAENTKFLVRASYLEIYNEEIRDLLGNNTKQRLELKEHPQHGVYVRELSLHTVHSVGECERIIEQGWKNRAVAYTLMNKDSSRSHSIFTIQLEICNTDTDGQDRLRAGKLNLVDLAGSERQSKTGATGERLREATKINLSLSALGNVISALVDGRSKHIPYRDSKLTRLLQDSLGGNTRTLMIACLSPADNNYEESLSTLRYANRAKSIQNRPRINEDPKDALLREYQEEIKKLRALVSGQLGSANLSTLLAGQLSEETPDVCSRPQSSTTEADQEKIKEEYEERLAKLQAEYNAQQESKAKLQEDIATLRDSYEAKLSRLEKSRASRGRPVPKNVDSNCVKVNQVTEEQLSHSDEQVHHSAAGETSLTTLDSTTTTTTTDVPLLDADAVIQKHPHGDGLTDSSSISTEVPLDQKQVLERLQQLEQEVVGGEQARNKELQQRHKQRKKVADQRKVQLIQALSENSEESENVVLNVYNSIQDEVYAKSQILAVVQDKLKAAKLEIRDLQAEFEVERNDYLATIRRLEREGQLLHGLLERMAPLVRRDCNYSNLDRLKKEAAWDEDSSAWRLPDVVVQRTTLPSAVAPKLLARRDSAADSGEPLMMVEDRYKEMLDRSDSENIVINYFKPKRASQLLGSDTLKGHAVRSPPLVNGATHLSVSSPATSPPAASDAMLPRPFRLESLGSHASSTKVRRKKSKAHSCNEET, encoded by the exons ATGGGGTCAGAGTCGGTGAGGGTGGTCGTTCGGTGCCGGCCCCTCAACGAGCGGGAGAAGGCGCTGGGCTCCCACACGGTGCTGTCCATGGACCCGCAGCGCTGCCAGTGCTTCATAAAGAAGCCCGGGGCGGCGGACGAGCCGGCCAAACAGTTCACCTTCGATGGGACCTATTTTATCGACCAAACCACCGAGCAGATGTACAACGAGAGCGCCTACGCGTTGGTCGAG GGCGTCACTGAGGGTTATAATGGCACCATTTTTGCTTATGGGCAAACTGGGAGTGGAAAGTCATTCACCATGCAGGGTCTGTCTGAGCCTGCAGCCCAGAGGGGAGTCATCCCACGGGCCTTTGAGCACATCTTTGAGAGCATCCAG TGTGCAGAAAATACAAAATTCCTGGTGAGGGCCTCCTACTTGGAGATTTACAATGAGGAAATCAGAGACCTTTTGGGAAACAACACCAAGCAGAGATTGGAG CTGAAAGAGCACCCACAGCACGGGGTGTACGTCCGGGAGCTTTCCCTGCACACTGTGCACAGTGTGGGGGAGTGTGAGAGGATCATAGAGCAGGGCTGGAAGAACCGGGCCGTGGCCTACACGCTGATGAACAAAGACTCCTCCCGCTCCCACTCAATCTTCACCATCCAGTTGGAGATCTGCAACACTG ACACAGATGGTCAGGACCGTCTACGAGCAGGTAAACTCAACCTCGTGGACCTGGCAGGGAGTGAGCGTCAGTCAAAGACCGGTGCGACTGGCGAGCGACTGCGTGAGGCCACCAAGATCAACCTCTCCCTTTCGGCCCTGGGAAACGTCATCTCTGCCCTGGTGGACGGCCGCTCCAAGCACATCCCCTACCGAGACTCCAAGCtgaccaggctgctgcaggactcGTTGGGGGGGAACACCCGCACCCTGATGATCGCCTGCCTCTCCCCCGCAGACAACAACTACGAGGAAAGCCTGAGCACGCTGCGCTACGCGAACCGGGCCAAGAGCATCCAGAATAGACCTCGCATCAACGAGGATCCCAAGGATGCTCTGCTCCGAGAGTATCAGGAAGAGATCAAGAAGTTGCGGGCCCTGGTCTCAGGTCAGCTAGGCTCCGCCAACCTTTCAA CTCTGTTAGCTGGTCAGTTGTCTGAGGAGACCCCTGATGTTTGTTCAAGGCCGCAGTCCAGCACCACAGAAGCCGATCAGGAGAAGATTAAGGAG GAGTACGAAGAGAGGCTGGCCAAGCTGCAGGCTGAGTACAACGCCCAGCAGGAGTCCAAAgcaaagctgcaggaggacattGCCACACTGCGGGACTCTTATGAAGCCAAGCTTTCTCGTCTAGAGAAGAGCcgagccagcagggggcgccctGTTCCAAAGAATG TGGACTCCAACTGTGTGAAAGTGAATCAAGTCACTGAAGAGCAGCTTAGTCACAGTGATGAGCAAGTGCACCACAGTGCAGCCGGGGAAACCTCTTTGACCACATTagactccaccaccaccaccaccaccaca GATGTTCCTCTacttgatgctgatgctgtcatCCAAAAACATCCACATGGAGATGGACTCACAGACTCGTCTAGTATTTCCACAGAAGTACCTCTGGACCAGAAACAGGTCCTGGAAAG gctgcagcagctggaacaggaggtggtgggaggagAACAGGCCCGGAACAAAGaactgcagcagagacacaagcagaggaagaaagtgGCGGACCAAAGAAAAGTCCAGCTCATTCAGGCGCTGTCGGAGAACAGCGAGGAGAGCGAAAACGTGGTGCTGAATGTCTACAATTCCATCCAAGATGAAGTCTACGCCAAAAGCCAAATCCTCGCTGTGGTGCAGGACAAG ctgaaagcagccaaacTGGAGATACGGGACCTGCAGGCAGAGTTTGAGGTGGAGAGAAACGACTACCTGGCGACCATCCGGCGGCTGGAGAGGGAGGGCCAGCTGCTGCACGGCCTCCTGGAGCGCATGGCGCCTCTGGTGCGGCGCGACTGCAACTACAGCAACCTGGACCGGCTGAAGAAGGAGGCGGCGTGGGACGAGGACAGCAGCGCATGGAGGCTGCCAGATGTGGTGGTGCAGAGGACGACGCTGCCTTCAG CAGTGGCTCCAAAGCTTTTAGCTCGCAGAGATTCAGCTGCTGACAGTGGAGAGCCACtcatg ATGGTGGAAGACCGGTATAAGGAAATGCTGGATCGCAGTGACAGCGAGAACATCGTCATCAACTACTTCAAGCCAAAGAGAGCCAGCCAACTGCTTGGAAGTGACACGTTGAAGGGACACG ccgtcCGCTCTCCTCCCCTCGTGAACGGTGCGACCCACCTGTCCGTGAGCAGTCCTGCCACGAGCCCACCCGCGGCCTCAGACGCCATGCTGCCGCGGCCCTTCCGCCTGGAGTCGCTGGGCAGCCACGCGTCCAGCACCAAGGTGAGGCGCAAAAAGAGCAAAGCTCACAGCTGCAACGAGGAGACATGA
- the kif17 gene encoding kinesin-like protein KIF17 isoform X1, with protein MGSESVRVVVRCRPLNEREKALGSHTVLSMDPQRCQCFIKKPGAADEPAKQFTFDGTYFIDQTTEQMYNESAYALVEGVTEGYNGTIFAYGQTGSGKSFTMQGLSEPAAQRGVIPRAFEHIFESIQCAENTKFLVRASYLEIYNEEIRDLLGNNTKQRLELKEHPQHGVYVRELSLHTVHSVGECERIIEQGWKNRAVAYTLMNKDSSRSHSIFTIQLEICNTDTDGQDRLRAGKLNLVDLAGSERQSKTGATGERLREATKINLSLSALGNVISALVDGRSKHIPYRDSKLTRLLQDSLGGNTRTLMIACLSPADNNYEESLSTLRYANRAKSIQNRPRINEDPKDALLREYQEEIKKLRALVSGQLGSANLSTLLAGQLSEETPDVCSRPQSSTTEADQEKIKEEYEERLAKLQAEYNAQQESKAKLQEDIATLRDSYEAKLSRLEKSRASRGRPVPKNVDSNCVKVNQVTEEQLSHSDEQVHHSAAGETSLTTLDSTTTTTTTQDVPLLDADAVIQKHPHGDGLTDSSSISTEVPLDQKQVLERLQQLEQEVVGGEQARNKELQQRHKQRKKVADQRKVQLIQALSENSEESENVVLNVYNSIQDEVYAKSQILAVVQDKLKAAKLEIRDLQAEFEVERNDYLATIRRLEREGQLLHGLLERMAPLVRRDCNYSNLDRLKKEAAWDEDSSAWRLPDVVVQRTTLPSAVAPKLLARRDSAADSGEPLMMVEDRYKEMLDRSDSENIVINYFKPKRASQLLGSDTLKGHAVRSPPLVNGATHLSVSSPATSPPAASDAMLPRPFRLESLGSHASSTKVRRKKSKAHSCNEET; from the exons ATGGGGTCAGAGTCGGTGAGGGTGGTCGTTCGGTGCCGGCCCCTCAACGAGCGGGAGAAGGCGCTGGGCTCCCACACGGTGCTGTCCATGGACCCGCAGCGCTGCCAGTGCTTCATAAAGAAGCCCGGGGCGGCGGACGAGCCGGCCAAACAGTTCACCTTCGATGGGACCTATTTTATCGACCAAACCACCGAGCAGATGTACAACGAGAGCGCCTACGCGTTGGTCGAG GGCGTCACTGAGGGTTATAATGGCACCATTTTTGCTTATGGGCAAACTGGGAGTGGAAAGTCATTCACCATGCAGGGTCTGTCTGAGCCTGCAGCCCAGAGGGGAGTCATCCCACGGGCCTTTGAGCACATCTTTGAGAGCATCCAG TGTGCAGAAAATACAAAATTCCTGGTGAGGGCCTCCTACTTGGAGATTTACAATGAGGAAATCAGAGACCTTTTGGGAAACAACACCAAGCAGAGATTGGAG CTGAAAGAGCACCCACAGCACGGGGTGTACGTCCGGGAGCTTTCCCTGCACACTGTGCACAGTGTGGGGGAGTGTGAGAGGATCATAGAGCAGGGCTGGAAGAACCGGGCCGTGGCCTACACGCTGATGAACAAAGACTCCTCCCGCTCCCACTCAATCTTCACCATCCAGTTGGAGATCTGCAACACTG ACACAGATGGTCAGGACCGTCTACGAGCAGGTAAACTCAACCTCGTGGACCTGGCAGGGAGTGAGCGTCAGTCAAAGACCGGTGCGACTGGCGAGCGACTGCGTGAGGCCACCAAGATCAACCTCTCCCTTTCGGCCCTGGGAAACGTCATCTCTGCCCTGGTGGACGGCCGCTCCAAGCACATCCCCTACCGAGACTCCAAGCtgaccaggctgctgcaggactcGTTGGGGGGGAACACCCGCACCCTGATGATCGCCTGCCTCTCCCCCGCAGACAACAACTACGAGGAAAGCCTGAGCACGCTGCGCTACGCGAACCGGGCCAAGAGCATCCAGAATAGACCTCGCATCAACGAGGATCCCAAGGATGCTCTGCTCCGAGAGTATCAGGAAGAGATCAAGAAGTTGCGGGCCCTGGTCTCAGGTCAGCTAGGCTCCGCCAACCTTTCAA CTCTGTTAGCTGGTCAGTTGTCTGAGGAGACCCCTGATGTTTGTTCAAGGCCGCAGTCCAGCACCACAGAAGCCGATCAGGAGAAGATTAAGGAG GAGTACGAAGAGAGGCTGGCCAAGCTGCAGGCTGAGTACAACGCCCAGCAGGAGTCCAAAgcaaagctgcaggaggacattGCCACACTGCGGGACTCTTATGAAGCCAAGCTTTCTCGTCTAGAGAAGAGCcgagccagcagggggcgccctGTTCCAAAGAATG TGGACTCCAACTGTGTGAAAGTGAATCAAGTCACTGAAGAGCAGCTTAGTCACAGTGATGAGCAAGTGCACCACAGTGCAGCCGGGGAAACCTCTTTGACCACATTagactccaccaccaccaccaccaccaca CAGGATGTTCCTCTacttgatgctgatgctgtcatCCAAAAACATCCACATGGAGATGGACTCACAGACTCGTCTAGTATTTCCACAGAAGTACCTCTGGACCAGAAACAGGTCCTGGAAAG gctgcagcagctggaacaggaggtggtgggaggagAACAGGCCCGGAACAAAGaactgcagcagagacacaagcagaggaagaaagtgGCGGACCAAAGAAAAGTCCAGCTCATTCAGGCGCTGTCGGAGAACAGCGAGGAGAGCGAAAACGTGGTGCTGAATGTCTACAATTCCATCCAAGATGAAGTCTACGCCAAAAGCCAAATCCTCGCTGTGGTGCAGGACAAG ctgaaagcagccaaacTGGAGATACGGGACCTGCAGGCAGAGTTTGAGGTGGAGAGAAACGACTACCTGGCGACCATCCGGCGGCTGGAGAGGGAGGGCCAGCTGCTGCACGGCCTCCTGGAGCGCATGGCGCCTCTGGTGCGGCGCGACTGCAACTACAGCAACCTGGACCGGCTGAAGAAGGAGGCGGCGTGGGACGAGGACAGCAGCGCATGGAGGCTGCCAGATGTGGTGGTGCAGAGGACGACGCTGCCTTCAG CAGTGGCTCCAAAGCTTTTAGCTCGCAGAGATTCAGCTGCTGACAGTGGAGAGCCACtcatg ATGGTGGAAGACCGGTATAAGGAAATGCTGGATCGCAGTGACAGCGAGAACATCGTCATCAACTACTTCAAGCCAAAGAGAGCCAGCCAACTGCTTGGAAGTGACACGTTGAAGGGACACG ccgtcCGCTCTCCTCCCCTCGTGAACGGTGCGACCCACCTGTCCGTGAGCAGTCCTGCCACGAGCCCACCCGCGGCCTCAGACGCCATGCTGCCGCGGCCCTTCCGCCTGGAGTCGCTGGGCAGCCACGCGTCCAGCACCAAGGTGAGGCGCAAAAAGAGCAAAGCTCACAGCTGCAACGAGGAGACATGA
- the kif17 gene encoding kinesin-like protein KIF17 isoform X4 — protein sequence MGSESVRVVVRCRPLNEREKALGSHTVLSMDPQRCQCFIKKPGAADEPAKQFTFDGTYFIDQTTEQMYNESAYALVEGVTEGYNGTIFAYGQTGSGKSFTMQGLSEPAAQRGVIPRAFEHIFESIQCAENTKFLVRASYLEIYNEEIRDLLGNNTKQRLELKEHPQHGVYVRELSLHTVHSVGECERIIEQGWKNRAVAYTLMNKDSSRSHSIFTIQLEICNTDTDGQDRLRAGKLNLVDLAGSERQSKTGATGERLREATKINLSLSALGNVISALVDGRSKHIPYRDSKLTRLLQDSLGGNTRTLMIACLSPADNNYEESLSTLRYANRAKSIQNRPRINEDPKDALLREYQEEIKKLRALVSGQLGSANLSTLLAGQLSEETPDVCSRPQSSTTEADQEKIKEEYEERLAKLQAEYNAQQESKAKLQEDIATLRDSYEAKLSRLEKSRASRGRPVPKNVDSNCVKVNQVTEEQLSHSDEQVHHSAAGETSLTTLDSTTTTTTTQDVPLLDADAVIQKHPHGDGLTDSSSISTEVPLDQKQVLERLQQLEQEVVGGEQARNKELQQRHKQRKKVADQRKVQLIQALSENSEESENVVLNVYNSIQDEVYAKSQILAVVQDKLKAAKLEIRDLQAEFEVERNDYLATIRRLEREGQLLHGLLERMAPLVRRDCNYSNLDRLKKEAAWDEDSSAWRLPDVVVQRTTLPSAVAPKLLARRDSAADSGEPLMMVEDRYKEMLDRSDSENIVINYFKPKRASQLLGSDTLKGHAVRSPPLVNGATHLSVSSPATSPPAASDAMLPRPFRLESLGSHASSTKVCKTVGESRERER from the exons ATGGGGTCAGAGTCGGTGAGGGTGGTCGTTCGGTGCCGGCCCCTCAACGAGCGGGAGAAGGCGCTGGGCTCCCACACGGTGCTGTCCATGGACCCGCAGCGCTGCCAGTGCTTCATAAAGAAGCCCGGGGCGGCGGACGAGCCGGCCAAACAGTTCACCTTCGATGGGACCTATTTTATCGACCAAACCACCGAGCAGATGTACAACGAGAGCGCCTACGCGTTGGTCGAG GGCGTCACTGAGGGTTATAATGGCACCATTTTTGCTTATGGGCAAACTGGGAGTGGAAAGTCATTCACCATGCAGGGTCTGTCTGAGCCTGCAGCCCAGAGGGGAGTCATCCCACGGGCCTTTGAGCACATCTTTGAGAGCATCCAG TGTGCAGAAAATACAAAATTCCTGGTGAGGGCCTCCTACTTGGAGATTTACAATGAGGAAATCAGAGACCTTTTGGGAAACAACACCAAGCAGAGATTGGAG CTGAAAGAGCACCCACAGCACGGGGTGTACGTCCGGGAGCTTTCCCTGCACACTGTGCACAGTGTGGGGGAGTGTGAGAGGATCATAGAGCAGGGCTGGAAGAACCGGGCCGTGGCCTACACGCTGATGAACAAAGACTCCTCCCGCTCCCACTCAATCTTCACCATCCAGTTGGAGATCTGCAACACTG ACACAGATGGTCAGGACCGTCTACGAGCAGGTAAACTCAACCTCGTGGACCTGGCAGGGAGTGAGCGTCAGTCAAAGACCGGTGCGACTGGCGAGCGACTGCGTGAGGCCACCAAGATCAACCTCTCCCTTTCGGCCCTGGGAAACGTCATCTCTGCCCTGGTGGACGGCCGCTCCAAGCACATCCCCTACCGAGACTCCAAGCtgaccaggctgctgcaggactcGTTGGGGGGGAACACCCGCACCCTGATGATCGCCTGCCTCTCCCCCGCAGACAACAACTACGAGGAAAGCCTGAGCACGCTGCGCTACGCGAACCGGGCCAAGAGCATCCAGAATAGACCTCGCATCAACGAGGATCCCAAGGATGCTCTGCTCCGAGAGTATCAGGAAGAGATCAAGAAGTTGCGGGCCCTGGTCTCAGGTCAGCTAGGCTCCGCCAACCTTTCAA CTCTGTTAGCTGGTCAGTTGTCTGAGGAGACCCCTGATGTTTGTTCAAGGCCGCAGTCCAGCACCACAGAAGCCGATCAGGAGAAGATTAAGGAG GAGTACGAAGAGAGGCTGGCCAAGCTGCAGGCTGAGTACAACGCCCAGCAGGAGTCCAAAgcaaagctgcaggaggacattGCCACACTGCGGGACTCTTATGAAGCCAAGCTTTCTCGTCTAGAGAAGAGCcgagccagcagggggcgccctGTTCCAAAGAATG TGGACTCCAACTGTGTGAAAGTGAATCAAGTCACTGAAGAGCAGCTTAGTCACAGTGATGAGCAAGTGCACCACAGTGCAGCCGGGGAAACCTCTTTGACCACATTagactccaccaccaccaccaccaccaca CAGGATGTTCCTCTacttgatgctgatgctgtcatCCAAAAACATCCACATGGAGATGGACTCACAGACTCGTCTAGTATTTCCACAGAAGTACCTCTGGACCAGAAACAGGTCCTGGAAAG gctgcagcagctggaacaggaggtggtgggaggagAACAGGCCCGGAACAAAGaactgcagcagagacacaagcagaggaagaaagtgGCGGACCAAAGAAAAGTCCAGCTCATTCAGGCGCTGTCGGAGAACAGCGAGGAGAGCGAAAACGTGGTGCTGAATGTCTACAATTCCATCCAAGATGAAGTCTACGCCAAAAGCCAAATCCTCGCTGTGGTGCAGGACAAG ctgaaagcagccaaacTGGAGATACGGGACCTGCAGGCAGAGTTTGAGGTGGAGAGAAACGACTACCTGGCGACCATCCGGCGGCTGGAGAGGGAGGGCCAGCTGCTGCACGGCCTCCTGGAGCGCATGGCGCCTCTGGTGCGGCGCGACTGCAACTACAGCAACCTGGACCGGCTGAAGAAGGAGGCGGCGTGGGACGAGGACAGCAGCGCATGGAGGCTGCCAGATGTGGTGGTGCAGAGGACGACGCTGCCTTCAG CAGTGGCTCCAAAGCTTTTAGCTCGCAGAGATTCAGCTGCTGACAGTGGAGAGCCACtcatg ATGGTGGAAGACCGGTATAAGGAAATGCTGGATCGCAGTGACAGCGAGAACATCGTCATCAACTACTTCAAGCCAAAGAGAGCCAGCCAACTGCTTGGAAGTGACACGTTGAAGGGACACG ccgtcCGCTCTCCTCCCCTCGTGAACGGTGCGACCCACCTGTCCGTGAGCAGTCCTGCCACGAGCCCACCCGCGGCCTCAGACGCCATGCTGCCGCGGCCCTTCCGCCTGGAGTCGCTGGGCAGCCACGCGTCCAGCACCAAG